Proteins found in one Gigantopelta aegis isolate Gae_Host chromosome 12, Gae_host_genome, whole genome shotgun sequence genomic segment:
- the LOC121386645 gene encoding epidermal growth factor receptor-like isoform X1: MRYDSCFFKIIINSLTVNMKRTLVTVVLVAFMFTFQPVTVEGKTTEPTEKDKVCKGTHNGLNLIGSPAYHYKRIQRIFTGCTYIEGNLELTHLIDPNVEYDLSFLSNIRYVTGYVIVVIVTQVDAVPLDSLQTIRGDELFPMTGSGYSLLVALNYDAQDKKRGLRELRLSSLTDISGGDVMFLGNPLLCYVNRNRWEDITGDKTKLNFKNSHLGDPPLSDRCIPCSPYCQIDQTRRCVGQNQECEKVVDYIQLKNTFKSVDAAKSSSAGIHSASTFMVVFYTINAILAATLQFHFDIFLISYERSLRMTCFKNLLCGQMRLISSSNVPGNRLL, encoded by the exons ATGCGATACGATTcgtgcttttttaaaattattattaacagtttG ACAGTGAATATGAAAAGGACTCTCGTAACAGTCGTTCTCGTCGCCTTCATGTTCACCTTCCAGCCTGTTACAG tggaAGGCAAAACGACAGAACCCACAGAGAAAGATAAAG TTTGTAAAGGAACGCACAATGGTCTGAATCTTATCGGGTCCCCGGCATATCACTACAAGAGAATACAGCGGATCTTCACGGGTTGTACGTACATCGAGGGTAACCTAGAACTGACGCATCTAATCGACCCTAACGTCGAGTACGACCTGTCGTTTCTTAGTAACATCAGATACGTCACCGGGTACGTGATCGTTGTCATCGTTACGCAAGTTGACGCCGTTCCATTGGACAGTCTGCAGACGATACGCGGAGACGAGTTATTTCCCATGACAGGATCCGGGTACAGTCTGCTTGTGGCCTTGAACTACGATGCCCAGGACAAAAAACGCGGATTACGGGAACTCCGTCTGTCATCACTAACAG ATATCAGTGGCGGCGATGTCATGTTTTTGGGGAATCCCCTCCTGTGTTACGTGAACAGAAATAGGTGGGAAGACATCActggagacaaaaccaaactaaactttaaaaactcCCACTTAGGAGATCCACCTCTCTCTGACAGAT GTATTCCCTGTTCGCCTTACTGTCAGATCGACCAAACTCGTCGTTGTGTGGGACAGAACCAAGAATGTGAGAAAG TGGTAGATTACATCCAGTTAAAGAATACCTTTAAAAGCGTTG ATGCGGCTAAAAGTTCATCGGCGGGTATCCACTCGGCGTCAACGTTTATGGTCGTCTTCTACACCATTAATGCCAT ACTTGCCGCAACCCTGCAGTTCCATTTCGATATTTTCCTAATAAGCTACGAAAGAAGTCTTCGCATGACCTGTTTTAAAAACCTTCTGTGTGGCCAAATGAGGTTAATATCATCATCCAATGTTCCTGGCAATAGGCTACTTTAA
- the LOC121386645 gene encoding epidermal growth factor receptor-like isoform X2, producing MTVNMKRTLVTVVLVAFMFTFQPVTVEGKTTEPTEKDKVCKGTHNGLNLIGSPAYHYKRIQRIFTGCTYIEGNLELTHLIDPNVEYDLSFLSNIRYVTGYVIVVIVTQVDAVPLDSLQTIRGDELFPMTGSGYSLLVALNYDAQDKKRGLRELRLSSLTDISGGDVMFLGNPLLCYVNRNRWEDITGDKTKLNFKNSHLGDPPLSDRCIPCSPYCQIDQTRRCVGQNQECEKVVDYIQLKNTFKSVDAAKSSSAGIHSASTFMVVFYTINAILAATLQFHFDIFLISYERSLRMTCFKNLLCGQMRLISSSNVPGNRLL from the exons ATG ACAGTGAATATGAAAAGGACTCTCGTAACAGTCGTTCTCGTCGCCTTCATGTTCACCTTCCAGCCTGTTACAG tggaAGGCAAAACGACAGAACCCACAGAGAAAGATAAAG TTTGTAAAGGAACGCACAATGGTCTGAATCTTATCGGGTCCCCGGCATATCACTACAAGAGAATACAGCGGATCTTCACGGGTTGTACGTACATCGAGGGTAACCTAGAACTGACGCATCTAATCGACCCTAACGTCGAGTACGACCTGTCGTTTCTTAGTAACATCAGATACGTCACCGGGTACGTGATCGTTGTCATCGTTACGCAAGTTGACGCCGTTCCATTGGACAGTCTGCAGACGATACGCGGAGACGAGTTATTTCCCATGACAGGATCCGGGTACAGTCTGCTTGTGGCCTTGAACTACGATGCCCAGGACAAAAAACGCGGATTACGGGAACTCCGTCTGTCATCACTAACAG ATATCAGTGGCGGCGATGTCATGTTTTTGGGGAATCCCCTCCTGTGTTACGTGAACAGAAATAGGTGGGAAGACATCActggagacaaaaccaaactaaactttaaaaactcCCACTTAGGAGATCCACCTCTCTCTGACAGAT GTATTCCCTGTTCGCCTTACTGTCAGATCGACCAAACTCGTCGTTGTGTGGGACAGAACCAAGAATGTGAGAAAG TGGTAGATTACATCCAGTTAAAGAATACCTTTAAAAGCGTTG ATGCGGCTAAAAGTTCATCGGCGGGTATCCACTCGGCGTCAACGTTTATGGTCGTCTTCTACACCATTAATGCCAT ACTTGCCGCAACCCTGCAGTTCCATTTCGATATTTTCCTAATAAGCTACGAAAGAAGTCTTCGCATGACCTGTTTTAAAAACCTTCTGTGTGGCCAAATGAGGTTAATATCATCATCCAATGTTCCTGGCAATAGGCTACTTTAA